One Stratiformator vulcanicus genomic window, CGACGTCCGGGCAACGAAAGTTCTGCGCCCAGTCCTGCTTTCGGTCACTGACGTTGCAGCCGGCAAAGACCCGCCCCCGCCCCGGTCGCTCGATCACGCCGAGCAGAACCCCGGCGAGATTCGTTACCAGTGATTGATGTTCGTTATTCGCTAGGGGCATGAGGATGTACACACCTTCCCACACCTCGTCCCAACGGTCGAGACCTTCCTCCCGCCGTTTTCGGATCAAGTCCTGTGCTTCCCGAGGGTCGGCGACGTAGGCGACCATGACGCTTTTCTCGTAGAGCAATCGAAACATCAACGTACTTTTGAGCAGACCGTCGTTTCGCTTGATCCCCTTCCGCTTGATCAATGGCGGTCCGGAAATCATCGTAACAGGCGGACGACCCATTGGCAGAGGTCGGACGACAAACTTTATTGACGGAACCGTGCATGTCCGCCGCGACTTACCCGCTGACCTGGGACCTCGACTCGATCTTTCCGAATCCGGAAACGCCCGCGTTCGAAGGCATCATCGATACCTATGAGGGCGATCTGAAAAAACTGGCGACAAGGTCCGAGGCACTCTCCGCGGTCGAGCCGGATGCCCATTCGACCTCGGAATGGGTGCATTTCCTGCGAGATTACGGTGGAGTCGCCGAACGCGCCGGTGATTTGAGATCGTTCATCGGATGTCATGCCGCCGCCGATGCGGGGAACGCCACCTATCGGAAGTACGAGGCCCACCTGGCTTCGCTGTCGCCCTTTCTGGAAGCCATTGCCACGAACGTGGAACTCCGACTCAAGGACTTGGACGGTTCAGAGTTGGAGTCGTTCCTCTCGACCGATCCGGAGTTGCGTCGCAACGCGTTCTTTCTTCAAAACTCGAAATCGGTCGCGGCCCTGCGCTACCCGCGCGAGCAGGAGTTGCTCGCCGCCGAACTTGGTGTCGACGGCATTCACGCTTGGGGCCGGCTGTATGACCGGATCAGTGGCGACCTCCGCATTACGGTAATGGAGCGCGGCGAACTGGTGGAGAAGTCGGTCGGGCAGGTCACGTTCGACTCGCGTGAGCGGAACGTGCGGCAGAACAATTTTTTCGCCGCTGATAAAGCTTGGGAAACGGTCGCGGACGACTGCGCCGATGCGCTCAATCACATCGCCGGAACCCGCCTGACGCGGTATCGTCGGCTGGGTCTGGAAGACCACCTGACGGCTCCGCTGCTCTATAATCGAATGAAGCGGGAAACGCTCGACGCGATGTGGTCGGCCGTCGCCAACCGCAAGTCGCGAATCGTCGATTACGTTGATCGCAAAGCGAAGGTGCTCGGCCTCGAAAAACTTGCTTGGTACGACCAGGCGACGCCCTTTCCGGTCGTAAGGGGGTCTGATGCCCGGCTGAGCTATGACGACGCCTGCGCGATGATCTTCGA contains:
- a CDS encoding M3 family oligoendopeptidase → MSAATYPLTWDLDSIFPNPETPAFEGIIDTYEGDLKKLATRSEALSAVEPDAHSTSEWVHFLRDYGGVAERAGDLRSFIGCHAAADAGNATYRKYEAHLASLSPFLEAIATNVELRLKDLDGSELESFLSTDPELRRNAFFLQNSKSVAALRYPREQELLAAELGVDGIHAWGRLYDRISGDLRITVMERGELVEKSVGQVTFDSRERNVRQNNFFAADKAWETVADDCADALNHIAGTRLTRYRRLGLEDHLTAPLLYNRMKRETLDAMWSAVANRKSRIVDYVDRKAKVLGLEKLAWYDQATPFPVVRGSDARLSYDDACAMIFDTFDGFSPDFGEFARMAIRDRWVEAENRGGKRQGGFCTDFPGQKQTRIFMTFTESADSMSTLAHELGHAYHAWVLKDQPVFSQDYPMNLAETASTFAEQVLGQRRLDQAESADDRLVTLDHMLFDAVSYLMNIHSRFIFESAFYQERAQGELTADRLCELMLAAQKEGYQNSLAADGWHERFWAGKLHFYISELPFYNFPYTFGYLLSLGLYAAADEIDDFPSAYREFLIATGCMTAEEAVQSTLGYDLTEPEFWNRSIDVIDKRITEYLSLTELLFGDSNGS
- a CDS encoding Uma2 family endonuclease — its product is MGRPPVTMISGPPLIKRKGIKRNDGLLKSTLMFRLLYEKSVMVAYVADPREAQDLIRKRREEGLDRWDEVWEGVYILMPLANNEHQSLVTNLAGVLLGVIERPGRGRVFAGCNVSDRKQDWAQNFRCPDVAVYLASNPAEDCGTHWVGGPDLAIEVVSEGDRAHEKGEFYASVGTRELLLLDRDPWQLSLFRNTDGAMKFEGLVQADQPISLMTETLGIEWGLASGTGRPTLELSVIADGQRFTV